TGCCGCAGTTCAAGTATATTTTGTCACAGCCCGATATTGAAAGCGTCGTTGAATATCTAAAAATACTGCCTGAGATTGCGCCACCACTCTTGGAATAGCTATCCACTTGTGATTGATCTGGCAGTTGGCAGCATGGCGTCCATGCTGTGGAGATGCCGGTGGGTTCTGTCCACTTAACCTTCTTGCTTGGCTTGCGAACGACGGCATTCCTTCGGCAATGCTTTACCATGACAGATGAAGAGCGCGGCGAACTCAATGCGTGAGTCCGTCGTCGACGGCAGAAATATCATTTGACCTCTGGGGAGAAATATGAAAGCTATTTATGCTTCCACTTTGCTATCTCTGACAATGACGCTTGCAGTGAGTGCTTTTGCCGATGAGAAGGCACAGGAGATCATTAGTGGTCGTGGATGCGTGGCCTGTCACGCAACCGACAGCCAGCGGGTCGGTCCTTCCTACAAGGCCATATCAGAGCACTATGATCACAATGAAGAAACTGTGGCTTTCCTGGTGGACAGGATTCGCCGCGGTGGTGCCGGAAGTTTCGGGAAGGTCCCGATGCCGCCGAACGGAAAAGTCAGCGAAGAAGAAGCCCGAGTAATTGTGGAGTGGATCTTCACTCTTTGATATTGGCCGAGTAGCGCTCGCTGACGCCTGTTTGGTGGCAGCGTGAACACACTATTTCTTTTTTTTCATCGAGTATTAGCTATGGGCCATGCTTCAGAAAATACTACCTTCGTTTCTCTGAGAATCGCAATTCTCACCGTTTCAGACACGCGAGGTCTAGAGCAGGATGGTAGCGGGGATCTCCTGCGCTTATCGGTAACAAAAGCCGGCCACGAGTTGGTAGTGCGCAGTATCGTCCCCGATGATATTTATCGGTTGCGCGCGACTGTCTCCCAGTGGGTTGCCCAGCCAGATATTCAGGTGATACTGGTCAACGGTGGTACCGGATTCACCGTGCGTGATACCACGCCCGAAGCTCTCATGCCTCTGTTTGATCGCGTGATAGACGGCTATGGTGAACTCTTCCGGCACCTCTCCTACGAGAGCATTGGCGCCTCTACCATCCAGTCTCGTGCCGTGGCCGGTGTGGCCAACCGTACCC
The Halomonas alkalicola DNA segment above includes these coding regions:
- the moaB gene encoding molybdenum cofactor biosynthesis protein B; its protein translation is MGHASENTTFVSLRIAILTVSDTRGLEQDGSGDLLRLSVTKAGHELVVRSIVPDDIYRLRATVSQWVAQPDIQVILVNGGTGFTVRDTTPEALMPLFDRVIDGYGELFRHLSYESIGASTIQSRAVAGVANRTLIFSMPGSPKACATAWDGILAGQLDARTRPCNFVAMVIPDHDSCESRQVHQEQLVGDVANQEASP
- a CDS encoding c-type cytochrome translates to MKAIYASTLLSLTMTLAVSAFADEKAQEIISGRGCVACHATDSQRVGPSYKAISEHYDHNEETVAFLVDRIRRGGAGSFGKVPMPPNGKVSEEEARVIVEWIFTL